One window of the Clupea harengus chromosome 20, Ch_v2.0.2, whole genome shotgun sequence genome contains the following:
- the kbtbd13a gene encoding kelch repeat and BTB domain-containing protein 13, with translation MPFPMQSLSLSACHDVLRPPPRATSLCIAPRYSGAVRTERKLCSRNISALPRRPGRSHRGCRHGWRHDRRARRGLIVTYGKPNRLQRVTAQPKIAPNGKRRQLRHRAARSLFGIPMKNDAGVSGEPSSCSGSESEPNRSTCPPADSEQGSACVRVRMKGSVFPVDRALLAGSSEYFRALFESGMRESDQEEIRLQGLSARGFLITLSVLQGARPLLSADEIVEVIECASFLQVKTLTKHLANIIDSDNCLLMYHTAATYGLLDLFKSAALFITDVYGDLKDDLRCLPQEMISHVESFIPSSYVMVGTHSPSTELLHDGCRTVCYLDEDENDWKILTSLPLDASTTMAGVAVLDNKLYIVGGVADVSKNIVDSGFCYDPEADSWSVFPSPTQPRYNASLLGLEGGLYTMGGEFQRKPMASVEVFRPAKHTWSPVAHLPKAAPNVPCTVAMNRMFICLWRPKGVTEIYEYALERDQWELVTTLVRPQSYGHFMVSHRDNLYVMRNGPDDDFLRCMMDCYNLTTGQWTAIPGQYEALFTASIRGDSVFTLNQRVTEEYAIRDLRWKSRKQRKGFPRIGTMWTFLLRLPKRSREPLEKTVSTSRQQLGRHAVWPPDAHSACVD, from the coding sequence ATGCCATTCCCCATGCAGTCGCTGTCTCTTTCTGCGTGCCATGATGTCCTTCGGCCTCCACCACGAGCCACATCGCTATGTATAGCCCCACGCTATTCAGGGGCTGTGAGGACGGAACGTAAGCTGTGCAGCAGAAACATCTCCGCGTTGCCACGGAGACCTGGACGATCCCACCGTGGGTGCCGTCATGGGTGGCGGCATGACAGGAGAGCGCGGAGAGGTCTGATTGTCACCTATGGAAAGCCAAACAGGCTGCAGCGCGTTACAGCTCAACCCAAAATTGCCCCCAATGGTAAACGGCGTCAGCTCCGTCACAGAGCAGCTCGATCCCTATTCGGAATCCCAATGAAGAATGACGCTGGAGTTTCAGGGGAGCCCAGCAGCTGTTCTGGCTCAGAGAGCGAGCCCAACAGGTCGACCTGCCCGCCGGCGGACTCGGAGCAGGGGTCAGCGTGCGTGAGGGTGAGGATGAAGGGGAGTGTGTTCCCAGTAGACCGCGCTCTCCTGGCTGGCAGCAGCGAGTACTTCCGCGCCCTGTTCGAGTCGGGCATGCGCGAGAGCGACCAGGAAGAGATCAGGCTGCAGGGTCTTAGCGCCCGCGGGTTCCTCATCACCCTCAGCGTCCTACAGGGGGCGCGACCCCTGCTGAGCGCAGACGAGATCGTAGAGGTCATCGAGTGTGCCTCTTTTCTCCAGGTCAAGACCCTCACCAAGCACCTCGCAAACATCATTGACTCGGACAACTGCTTGTTGATGTATCACACAGCGGCCACCTACGGGCTGCTGGACCTTTTCAAAAGCGCTGCACTGTTTATCACGGACGTGTATGGTGACCTGAAGGACGACCTAAGATGTCTGCCACAGGAGATGATCAGCCACGTGGAGTCCTTCATCCCAAGCTCGTACGTGATGGTGGGCACTCACTCTCCTTCTACAGAGCTCCTGCATGACGGATGTCGTACCGTGTGCTACCTAGACGAGGACGAGAACGACTGGAAGATTCTCACCAGCTTGCCTCTAGACGCCAGCACCACCATGGCCGGCGTGGCCGTTCTCGACAATAAGCTGTACATTGTCGGAGGCGTGGCTGACGTGAGCAAGAACATTGTGGACTCAGGGTTCTGCTACGACCCAGAGGCTGACTCCTGGAGCGTGTTTCCGAGCCCCACGCAACCCCGCTACAACGCCTCGCTGCTGGGCCTCGAGGGAGGCCTCTACACCATGGGGGGAGAGTTCCAGCGGAAGCCCATGGCCTCTGTGGAGGTTTTCCGGCCCGCCAAGCACACCTGGTCACCTGTGGCACACCTGCCGAAGGCTGCCCCAAACGTTCCGTGCACCGTGGCCATGAACCGGATGTTCATCTGCCTGTGGCGACCTAAAGGCGTTACGGAGATCTATGAGTACGCGCTCGAACGTGACCAGTGGGAGTTAGTTACCACTCTTGTACGACCCCAGAGTTATGGCCACTTTATGGTGTCACACAGGGACAATCTGTACGTCATGAGGAACGGCCCGGACGACGACTTCCTCAGGTGCATGATGGACTGCTACAACCTGACGACAGGACAGTGGACTGCCATCCCGGGCCAGTACGAGGCTCTCTTCACAGCCTCGATCCGAGGGGACTCTGTGTTCACCTTAAACCAGAGGGTGACGGAGGAGTACGCCATCAGAGACCTGCGGTGGAAGAGCAGGAAACAGAGGAAAGGATTTCCCAGGATCGGGACCATGTGGACCTTTCTCCTGCGGTTGCCTAAGAGAAGCAGAGAGCCCCTGGAGAAGACCGTCTCCACCAGCCGCCAGCAGTTGGGCCGCCATGCGGTCTGGCCTCCTGATGCCCATTCAGCATGCGTGGATTAA